The sequence below is a genomic window from Pseudomonas cremoricolorata.
TCGGCCAGCTGAAACCAGTTGAGCATGTCCAGCAGGCCATCGGCCGAGGCGTTGATCGCCACCGATGCCCACCACAATGCGGCGAACTGGGTGTCCTGTTCGTAGGGGCTCAGGCTCGAACCGCTGGAAATGTTGGTCTGGTCGAGCAACAGCGCCTTGCGTGGCCGGCCATTGGCATCCAGGCCAACCAGTTCGGCGGCGGCGCGTACCTGCTGGCGGTAGCTGCGGGTGGCCAGCAGGTCGCGGACCATCCAGGTGTGCCAGGCCAGCGCGTCGATCCCCTCGCCGTGTTCGGCCAGCAGCCGCCGCGCCCAGTCCAGGCCGACGCGCTCTCGGCTGCCTTCGCGCATCGGGCCATTGACCAGGTTGGAGCTGGCCGGCATGGCAATGCGCACCCCGGCGTCGCGGGCGCCGGGAAAGCGCTGCACCTGTTCCAGCATCGCCGCGAAATAACGCGCGTAGCTGGCGTAGTCCGGGTAGCTGAGGTTCGGCTCGTCGCTGAAGGCCAGGTAATGAAGGGCGTGGCCGGGCCATTGCGTGGCACTGCGCAGCCAGGCATCGAGCCCTGCACTGGTGGTGGGTTCGGCGTCGAGCACCGAGCGGCGCCCGGTGGCGGCAAGCAGGGTGATGTCCTGGTCGATCGGATAGCGCTGCAGGTAGAACCGCCGAAACGCTTGCTCGTAGTCGGGCTTGCGCTGTAACACGTCGACGAAGCTGTACCAGCCGGCGGCGTGTGGCTGCACCTCATCGAGCACGGCATGGCTGGCCTTGGGCGGCAGCAGGTAGGGCAGGTTGACCCCAAGGCGGGCGCTGCTGCCGCGGCGCGTATTGCCGACTCGCAGATGCACCTGACCCTCGCGTTGCGCCAGCGGTCCGAGGTGCTCGACGCGCTGGGCGAACAGGTTGGCGCTGCCGTCGAGCCAGAAAGCGGCCTTGCCTTGGCCGGACAAACGCAGGCGGAAGACTTGCGGGGTGCTTGCCTGCGGCAGCGCCAGGCGCTCGAACTCCCAGTAGGCCTGGTGGGGCAGCAGTGCCAGGTGCCAGCGCCGCCCATCGCCAAGGCGCTCGACCTCCAGCGCGCGCACGCCGCCATGGTACTTGCCGGCCAGGCTCGCCTGTTCACCGGCAGGCACCTGGAAGTACAACTCGGTGTCGGGTTGCGCCTGCACGCTGAAATGCACCTTGGCCGGAGCGAACAGCGCGCGCGTGTCGGCGTCGTGGGTCACGCTGTAGCGACGGAAACTGTAGCCGGGCACTTCCAGCTGATAGGGTCCGGCGCTGGCGGCCAGCGGCCAGTCCTGCTCGCCGCGGGTCTGCTGACGGCTTATAGGTCGCTCGCCCTGCAAGCGGCCCTGGCCATCGAGCAGGTAGAGCGATTCCTCGACGGCATCGGCCTGCCACGCCGGCTGCCAGCGCACCTGCACGGTGTCGTTCTGGGCAGGCTGCAAGTACAGGCTGCCATCGCGGATGTCGGCCCAGCTCAGCACCTGGCCGTGGGCGTTGACGGCCAGCGCGCACAGGCCGCACAGCAGCAGGCGCTTCATGCCGGCCGCCGTTGCAGCAGTTGCCGCAGTGGCCCCAAGTCGCTGGGCAGCACCACCAGGGTCTGCCAGATCGACACGCCGCTCAGCCGGCAGTACATCCCCAGCATCACCAGCGCCGCGGCCAGGTAGGCCGCCGACGAGCTCAGCGCGGCGCCGAGGATGCCAAGGTGCGGAATCAGCAGCAGGTTCAGCACCAGGTTCAGCGCTGCGCCCAGCCCCATGATCCATGACACCGCGCCTGGACGCCCCTTGCCCAGCAGGTCGAGGCGCAGGATGCTCGCGTGGCTCATGCCGAGCAGCCCCGGCAGCAGCCCGAGCAGCGCCGGATAGGCCGGCCGATACTCGGCACCGAACAAGGTGACGATCAGCCATTCGCCGATCAGCGCCATGAACAGGCACGCGCCGAGCATGATCGTCGAGGTCAGGCGCAGGGCCAGCGGGGTCAGCTTGCTCATCACCGTTTCCTGTTGCAGCAGGCGCTTCATCAACGGGGTGGTCACCGCCTCGGGGACGATGAACAGCAGCTCGGCGGCGGCGGTGGCCATGGCGTACTGACCCAGGCTGGCACTGCCGAGCATGGCGCTGATCAACAGGTAATCGCCCCGCAGCACGGCCTGGCGCAGCAGCACGTCGGGATGACTCTTGGCGCTGTAGGCAAGCAGTTCGCGCTGGCCGGCGCGGTCCCAGCACAGGGCGATCGAGTGCTGGCGGCCCAGCCAGTAAACCCCAAGGCTTGCCAACAGGCCCAGGCCGCACAGCCAGCTGAGCACCGCCGCCTCCAGCGCGGCATCGCGCCACAGCCACAGCAGCGCGCCGAACAGCAGCAGTGGCAGCAGCGACTCGAGCAGGCGCAGGGCGTTGTAGGTGCCGGTGGCACCGCAGGCATTGTGCAGGGTCAGCAGGGCGGTCTTGAGCACCGACAGCGGCACCGCCAGCAACAGCAACCAGACCAGCAGCCCCAACTGCGCGTTGGCCTCCAGGTGAGTGCCGAACTGGCGCGCGACGAGGATGCACAGCAACGTCATCAGCCCTGCGAGCAGGCAGCCGTACACCAGCACCTGGGTCAGCAGCAGACCCATGCTGCGCTGCTTGGCCGCCTGGTAGCCGAGCGCGGTGTTGAGGCCGCCGCTGGTGGCGGCGCTGATCAGATCGGGCAGGGTGCTGAGCAGGGCGAACACCCCGCGCTCGGCAGGCCCCAGCACCCGCGCCAGCAGCACATTGCGCAGCAGGCGCAGGACCAGCATGGCCAGGTTGGTACCCAGGCTCAGCGCCAGGTGACGCAGGTAGCCATCGCGCTTCATGCCGGTACCCCGCGGCTCATGCGCCAGGCCAATAGCGACGGATGCCGGGCGCTGCGCTGGCTGACGCCGATGCGCGGCAATGCCAGGGGGTCGTCGTTGACGGCGCACACTGCGGCGCGGGTGCCCAGGGCGTAGCGGTACTGCTGCGCAGCCACCTGGCGACGCACCCGCGCGTCGTGATCGCCGTTGGGGTAGCAGTACACCGGCAGCGGCTGCAGGCAACCTTCCTGCAAGGCCACCCTGGAGCGGCTCAACTCGGCGTGCAGCGCCTCATCGCTCAGCCCCGGCAGCAGGGCATGGCTGGCACCGTGAGGCCCGAAGCTGATCAGCCCAGAGCCTTCCAGTTGACGCACCTGGTGCCAGTCCAGCGCCTGTGGCAGCGACTCCAGCGGGCAGGCGTCGGTCAGCGCGTGCAACTGCGCCGGCGGCAGTGACTTCAGGCTCTGCAGAAAACCGGCCAGTACGCGGCTGCGTGCCTCATTCGAGAAGCTGTGCAGAACACTTGCCGGCACGGGCCGACCGAGCGCCTGCAATTGCGTGAGCAGCGGGTTGATCGAGGCCACGCCGTGGCTGCCCCAGAGGGTTTCGCCAATGCTTTCCCACCAGAAGCGCTGGCGGCTGTCGATGTAGTCGGTGGACAGGAAGATACTCGCCGGCACCTGGTACTGGCGCAGCAACGGAAAGGCATGCACGGCATTGTCGCGCCAGCCATCATCGAAGGTCAGCGCCAGTGGCGGACGCTGGCCGGGGCGGGGTGCGGTGGGCGGGTCGAGCAAGGTCATCAGTGGCACACAGTCGAAATGCTCGCGTAGCCATTCCAGCAGACCGGCGAAGCTTTCGGCGCCGACGCACAGCTCGTTGCGGTGTGCCAGTTCGGCGCTGGCATCGTCCTGCACCACCCGGTGCAGCATGAGGATGACGCCGCGCTCGCGCAGCTGCCGACGGCCCTTGGCCGAATTCAGGTACAGCCAGCCGCAGGCGCACTTCACGAAGGTCTTGATCGACATGGCAGTCACTCAACGGGTCTGGGTGGGGTTCCACTGGGTGTAGCTGCGCCCGCGCAGAAACTGCCACAGGCCGCTGCTCATGCCGGCCACGGTGACCAGCACGAAGGCAGCCAGGCGAAAGACGCGGGGCAGACGTCGTCTGCGGTCGAGCAGGCCGAGCAGCGCCGCGCCGTAGCCAAGCAATTGCGCGCCCAGGCTCAGGCGGTAGAACGGGCTTTCATCCAACAGCCACAGGTTGCTCAGCAGCAATGGCAGCAACAGCACCGGGGCCAGGCGACGCAGCAGCTTGTGGCTGATCAGGGCGATGGCGTACAGGCCATGGCGGCGTGGATCGAGCAGCGCGCGGCGTGCCTTGAGGCTGAGCAGCCCGCCGACGGTGACGCGCTGACGGCGGCTGAACTGACGCTCGACCTCATCGGTGCCATGGTCGATGCCCCGCGCCTGATCCACATACACCAGGCGCAGGCCGGCCGCCGGGGCGCAGGTGCTGATGAAGAAATCGTCGTTGACCCGCGGCGGAATCGGTTGGAACAGCTCGCGGCGCAGCGCCTGCAGGGCGCCATCGGCCGACACGCAGCAGCCGACACGGTTCTCCAGCCGACGCAGCCAGGCCTCCAGGCGTCGGTACAGCGCTTCGCCATAGCTCATGCCCGTGCCGCTGAGCGGCATCAGCAGGTTGCCCGCCGTGGCCCCGACCTGCGCATCGGCGAACGGGCCGAGCAAGGCGGCGAAGGCGCCGCCTTGCCACTGCACGTCGGCGTCGGTGAACAGCAGGATGTCGCCGGTACAATGCGCCACGGCAGCATTGAGGGTGGCGTTCTTGCCCTGGCGCGGCAGGTCGAGCACGCTGATGCGCGGATCGTTCAGGCCGCGCGCCAGGGCCACGGTGGCGTCGCTGGAGCCGTCGCTGGCGACGACGATCTGCAGGCTGGCGAGCTGCACCTCCTGGGTTAACAAATTAGCCAGTTTGGCCTCGATGTGACGCTGTTCATTGTGCGCCGCCACCACCACGCTGACGTGCAACGGGGTAATGGGGGGCAGCTGCCGCGTCGGGCGTCGCAGGGCCAGCACGGCCAATAGCAGCGGGTAGCCGAGCCAGGCGTACAGCGGCAGCAACAGGCAGCTCCAGAAGATCGATTCAGCCACGCGAAGGCCTCCTTGTCGGGCGATTGAACAGGCTCAGCAGCAGCGCGATGCCTGCCAGGTGCAGACGAATCCAGTGCAGCCACCACAGTTGCAGGCCCAGCAACAGGTCGCGCTGGCCCAGGCTTTGCCGGGCACTGAGGATCAGCGCGGGCAGGGTGCCGAGCAGCAGCAGGCCCAGCGCCACGGGCACGTAGCCCAGAAACGCGCTCAGCACAGCTGCGCCATCGACCGCCCAGACCGCTACCGACAGCAGCGGGAAACGCAGCATGCGCACGCTGTGGCCATGACTGCGCAGCAGGTGCAGATGGCTGCCCTGGCGCCACATTTCCTTGCCCAGCCACTCGCCCCAGCGGCCTTCGA
It includes:
- a CDS encoding glycosyltransferase, translated to MAESIFWSCLLLPLYAWLGYPLLLAVLALRRPTRQLPPITPLHVSVVVAAHNEQRHIEAKLANLLTQEVQLASLQIVVASDGSSDATVALARGLNDPRISVLDLPRQGKNATLNAAVAHCTGDILLFTDADVQWQGGAFAALLGPFADAQVGATAGNLLMPLSGTGMSYGEALYRRLEAWLRRLENRVGCCVSADGALQALRRELFQPIPPRVNDDFFISTCAPAAGLRLVYVDQARGIDHGTDEVERQFSRRQRVTVGGLLSLKARRALLDPRRHGLYAIALISHKLLRRLAPVLLLPLLLSNLWLLDESPFYRLSLGAQLLGYGAALLGLLDRRRRLPRVFRLAAFVLVTVAGMSSGLWQFLRGRSYTQWNPTQTR
- a CDS encoding polysaccharide deacetylase family protein, yielding MSIKTFVKCACGWLYLNSAKGRRQLRERGVILMLHRVVQDDASAELAHRNELCVGAESFAGLLEWLREHFDCVPLMTLLDPPTAPRPGQRPPLALTFDDGWRDNAVHAFPLLRQYQVPASIFLSTDYIDSRQRFWWESIGETLWGSHGVASINPLLTQLQALGRPVPASVLHSFSNEARSRVLAGFLQSLKSLPPAQLHALTDACPLESLPQALDWHQVRQLEGSGLISFGPHGASHALLPGLSDEALHAELSRSRVALQEGCLQPLPVYCYPNGDHDARVRRQVAAQQYRYALGTRAAVCAVNDDPLALPRIGVSQRSARHPSLLAWRMSRGVPA
- a CDS encoding lipopolysaccharide biosynthesis protein, whose amino-acid sequence is MKRDGYLRHLALSLGTNLAMLVLRLLRNVLLARVLGPAERGVFALLSTLPDLISAATSGGLNTALGYQAAKQRSMGLLLTQVLVYGCLLAGLMTLLCILVARQFGTHLEANAQLGLLVWLLLLAVPLSVLKTALLTLHNACGATGTYNALRLLESLLPLLLFGALLWLWRDAALEAAVLSWLCGLGLLASLGVYWLGRQHSIALCWDRAGQRELLAYSAKSHPDVLLRQAVLRGDYLLISAMLGSASLGQYAMATAAAELLFIVPEAVTTPLMKRLLQQETVMSKLTPLALRLTSTIMLGACLFMALIGEWLIVTLFGAEYRPAYPALLGLLPGLLGMSHASILRLDLLGKGRPGAVSWIMGLGAALNLVLNLLLIPHLGILGAALSSSAAYLAAALVMLGMYCRLSGVSIWQTLVVLPSDLGPLRQLLQRRPA